The stretch of DNA TGGTCACGCGGGTGCTGAGCCGGATCGAGCGATCGCGGCTGCGTCAGCAGATCGAGCAAATGCGCCACCGCCAGGCCCTCTACTGGGATCAGCAGGACAGCACCGACCCCCTCACCCAGGTGGCCAACAGCCAACACTTCGATGCCTTTCTACAACAGCAGTGGGAACGCCACTGCCAGGATCAGGCTCCCATTGCGCTGGTTTTGTGCAGCCCAGACCATCTAGAAATCTACTACCAGGTCTACGGTCAAAAGGCTGGAGATGCCGCTCTACGGCGCATTGCCCGTACTCTGCACTACACGATCAACCCCAACATCGATCTGGTGGCCCGCTGCGGCGACAAGGAATTTGCGGTGGTGTTGCCCAATACCAACCTCGACGGGGCCTTGCGGGTGGTGGCGCGCATGCAACAGGCGGTTACCGATCTTAAAATTCCTTACCCCTCATCGGAGTCGGGCGGCTGTGTTACGCTCAGCCTGGGCATTGGCGGCACTACGCCTACTCAGACCATCTCCAGCGACCACCTGCTCAAGACCGCCGACCAGGCCCTGAAGGACGCTAGGGGGCGCGGTGGCGATACATTTTGTCTGTATCCCATGTGTAGCTAACCAGGGCACCAGGGATGAAGTTTTCGCTGCGCAATCTGTTGATCGTGCCGTTCCTGGCCCAGGTCATCGGGCTGACAGGGATTGTGGGCTATCTGTCCTACCGCAGCGGCGAGCGAGCGGTCACAGAGATGACCCAGCGGCTGATGGCCAAAACCGGTCAACAGGCGGACGCCCGGCTAGATGGGTATCTCCAGAGGCCCCGGTTTGTGACGGACAGCACCGTCTATCTGCTGGAAGCGGGCCACCTGCCCAGCGCTGAGCTGGTTCCCATGGAGCAGTACTTTGTTAACCATCTGCAGCAATTTCCCGAGCTGACCGACCTGACGATCGCCAACGAGGCGGGCGCTTTTCTGCATGTCACCCGCCAGGCCGATCAGAGTTTTGCCATGCGCCAGCGCTACGTCCGGCAGCAGGATGGGTGGCTATACCACTACCGCCTCGATGCCGAAGGGCTAAGTCCTGTGCCCAGCGACCTGCCCCGCCGCCAGTACGACCCCCACCGCGCCCCACCAGAAGACCCCTGGTATGCCACTGCCCAGGCCCATCCCGACGGACTCTGGCGGCTGGTGGTCAGCCTCGATCAGGGGTATGACAAACCCCAGCTAGTCATGGTCCGCTTCAAGCCCTTTTATGGCCCCGATGGGGAGATGAGCGGCGTAGTGGGTGCTGGGATTGGGCTGGTGGCGCTGGGCTCCCTGCTGGAGGAGTTGGCCGGGGATGGCGGCCAGCTGCTGTTGATTGAACCCAATGGCAATCTGGTGGCCACCTCCACAGGTGAACAGCCCTTTGACGCCCAGGCCCGGCCTGACTACGCCCAGAACGTGACGGTACAGCCCCGGCGGCTGGCCATGGCCCAGAGTCACCACGGTCTCACCCAGGCTGTGGCCGCCGCCCTGCAGGGCAACTCCCCCGACTTTCGCCACCTCCAGCAGCCG from Leptolyngbya sp. KIOST-1 encodes:
- a CDS encoding cache domain-containing protein, producing the protein MKFSLRNLLIVPFLAQVIGLTGIVGYLSYRSGERAVTEMTQRLMAKTGQQADARLDGYLQRPRFVTDSTVYLLEAGHLPSAELVPMEQYFVNHLQQFPELTDLTIANEAGAFLHVTRQADQSFAMRQRYVRQQDGWLYHYRLDAEGLSPVPSDLPRRQYDPHRAPPEDPWYATAQAHPDGLWRLVVSLDQGYDKPQLVMVRFKPFYGPDGEMSGVVGAGIGLVALGSLLEELAGDGGQLLLIEPNGNLVATSTGEQPFDAQARPDYAQNVTVQPRRLAMAQSHHGLTQAVAAALQGNSPDFRHLQQPVFLQLRYESHHYYVNFIPMEGDLDWGLITVVPAAEFMTEIYLNVGRTVLFCALTLMGTIGLGLWTAG